The following are encoded together in the Oceanobacillus zhaokaii genome:
- a CDS encoding adenylate kinase: MNLILMGLPGAGKGTQAEKINDKYNIPHISTGDMFRLSIKEGTDLGKKAKEYMDRGDLVPDEVTIGIVKERLSKDDCKNGFLLDGFPRTIAQAEALQQLLSDLGESIDYVLHVDVPEEKLVERLTGRRICPTCGTAYHIEFNPPKVEGICDKDGSQLIQRDDDKAETVKRRLAVNIEQTKPLLDFYQEKGYLVTVNGNQEIDDVFKDIQQKLVK, from the coding sequence ATGAATTTAATTTTAATGGGATTACCTGGTGCTGGAAAAGGTACACAGGCAGAGAAAATTAATGATAAATATAATATCCCGCATATTTCAACAGGGGATATGTTTCGCCTAAGCATCAAAGAGGGTACTGATCTTGGTAAGAAAGCGAAGGAATATATGGATCGCGGAGATCTTGTTCCAGATGAAGTTACAATTGGAATTGTGAAGGAACGTTTAAGTAAGGATGACTGCAAGAATGGCTTTTTATTGGATGGTTTTCCAAGAACGATTGCTCAAGCAGAAGCATTACAACAACTTCTTTCAGATCTTGGTGAATCCATTGACTACGTATTACATGTAGACGTACCGGAAGAAAAATTAGTGGAGCGTCTAACGGGTCGTAGAATTTGTCCAACATGTGGAACAGCCTATCATATCGAATTTAACCCTCCTAAAGTAGAAGGTATTTGCGATAAAGACGGATCACAGTTAATTCAACGTGATGATGATAAAGCCGAAACAGTGAAAAGACGTTTAGCCGTGAATATCGAGCAGACAAAACCATTACTCGACTTTTACCAAGAAAAAGGATATCTTGTTACTGTTAACGGAAATCAAGAAATTGACGATGTTTTCAAAGATATTCAACAAAAACTTGTAAAATAA
- a CDS encoding KOW domain-containing RNA-binding protein — protein sequence MLGQVVRILQGREAGLYMIIVHVVDHHSVLLADGERRKTNRPKRKNLHHLEKMDYISPEVHNSLLETGRVTNGKLRFAISKFKSEIVTDLKKGDLHDGKR from the coding sequence ATGCTAGGTCAGGTTGTTCGTATTTTGCAAGGTCGTGAAGCAGGTCTTTATATGATAATCGTTCATGTAGTGGATCATCATTCTGTCTTGTTAGCCGATGGGGAGAGGCGGAAGACGAATAGGCCAAAGAGAAAGAATCTACATCACCTTGAGAAGATGGACTATATTTCCCCAGAAGTCCATAACAGCCTTCTAGAAACTGGTCGTGTCACAAATGGGAAATTGCGATTTGCCATATCTAAGTTTAAAAGTGAGATTGTGACTGATTTGAAGAAGGGAGATCTACACGATGGCAAAAGATGA
- the infA gene encoding translation initiation factor IF-1, whose amino-acid sequence MAKDDVIEVEGTVTDTLPNAMFKVELENGHTVLAHVSGKIRMHFIRILPGDKVTVELSPYDLTKGRITYRYK is encoded by the coding sequence ATGGCAAAAGATGATGTAATTGAAGTAGAAGGCACCGTAACAGATACATTGCCTAATGCAATGTTTAAAGTAGAGCTTGAAAACGGCCATACGGTCTTAGCACATGTATCTGGTAAAATCCGTATGCATTTTATCCGTATTCTGCCAGGTGACAAAGTAACGGTTGAGCTTTCTCCGTATGATTTGACAAAAGGACGAATTACGTATCGTTATAAATAA
- the rpmJ gene encoding 50S ribosomal protein L36: MKVRASVKPICEKCKVIKRKGKVMVICENPKHKQKQG; this comes from the coding sequence ATGAAAGTAAGAGCATCTGTAAAACCAATATGTGAAAAATGTAAAGTAATTAAGCGTAAAGGTAAAGTAATGGTGATTTGCGAAAATCCCAAACACAAACAAAAACAAGGCTAA
- the rpsM gene encoding 30S ribosomal protein S13 has product MARIAGIDIPRDKRVVISLTYIFGIGKVTAQKVLKEAGVSEDTRVRDLTEDELGRIRTAIDQYNTEGDLRREVSLNIKRLIEIGSYRGLRHRRSLPVRGQHTKNNSRTRKGPRRTMANKKK; this is encoded by the coding sequence ATGGCACGTATAGCAGGTATTGACATCCCACGTGATAAACGTGTTGTCATTTCTTTAACATATATCTTTGGAATTGGTAAAGTTACCGCACAGAAAGTCCTTAAAGAAGCAGGCGTTTCAGAAGACACTCGTGTTCGTGATTTAACTGAAGACGAATTAGGTAGAATTCGTACAGCAATCGATCAATACAATACAGAAGGTGACCTTCGTCGTGAAGTATCACTTAACATTAAACGTTTGATCGAAATTGGTTCTTATAGAGGCCTTCGTCATCGTCGTAGCTTACCAGTTCGTGGACAACATACTAAAAACAACTCACGTACTCGTAAAGGCCCACGTCGTACAATGGCTAACAAGAAAAAATAA